Proteins encoded by one window of Chryseobacterium sp. POL2:
- a CDS encoding DUF1648 domain-containing protein, which produces MNERPKIELELTTTDKTFEILGWVSILAIWVLTITNYTNLPDTIPIHYNSSGEADGFGGKGNILTLPLIATVLFVGMTILNKFPHDFNYPTNITEDNALRQYTNATRMIRYLKFIIVVIFGLIAFKTIRNVNGQTTGLGVWFLPLTLGLIFIPMTYFIVKSFKKTKGK; this is translated from the coding sequence ATGAACGAAAGACCAAAAATAGAATTAGAACTTACGACAACTGACAAGACATTTGAAATTCTTGGTTGGGTTTCCATTCTTGCGATTTGGGTTTTGACAATCACAAACTATACAAACCTGCCTGACACAATTCCTATACATTACAACAGTTCAGGAGAAGCAGACGGTTTTGGTGGAAAAGGTAATATCTTGACTTTGCCATTAATTGCGACAGTTCTCTTTGTAGGGATGACAATCTTAAACAAATTTCCACACGATTTTAATTATCCGACCAACATAACTGAAGACAACGCATTGCGACAATATACAAATGCGACAAGAATGATTAGATATTTAAAGTTCATTATTGTTGTAATCTTCGGACTAATTGCGTTTAAGACAATCAGAAATGTAAACGGACAAACAACGGGACTTGGTGTTTGGTTTTTACCATTAACATTAGGACTTATTTTTATTCCTATGACATACTTTATTGTGAAATCATTTAAAAAAACAAAAGGCAAATGA
- a CDS encoding GNAT family N-acetyltransferase, with translation MEIKSLEKTDFETIFKAFSQSFADYEMQVNAEELKAMWKRRGFNPNLSFAAFEGENIVAFTLNGIGDFNGIKMAYDTGTGTLKEYRGQGLATKIFEYSIPYLKEANINHYLLEVLQHNTKAVSVYQNIGFEVTRELNYFVWSNENFNNEIKDIDTSCFIEKIDINNYLFVSDFWDFYPSWQNSFESIQRASEDFISLGAFVDRKLVGYCIFEPNSGDITQIAVDKPFRRKGIASLLFHETSKFNKVTKTKLVNSDISCNSIVDFLKSKDIELSGKQFEMIKKI, from the coding sequence ATGGAAATTAAATCACTTGAAAAAACAGATTTTGAAACTATATTCAAAGCATTCAGTCAGTCGTTTGCTGACTATGAAATGCAGGTAAATGCAGAAGAGCTTAAAGCGATGTGGAAAAGGCGTGGTTTTAATCCCAATTTATCGTTTGCAGCATTTGAAGGAGAAAATATTGTAGCATTTACCTTAAACGGAATTGGAGATTTCAATGGGATAAAAATGGCTTATGATACAGGGACAGGAACGCTAAAAGAGTACAGAGGACAAGGCTTGGCAACAAAAATCTTTGAGTATTCAATCCCTTATTTGAAAGAGGCGAATATTAATCATTATCTTTTGGAAGTGTTGCAACATAACACAAAAGCCGTTTCTGTTTATCAAAATATCGGTTTTGAAGTAACACGCGAACTCAACTATTTTGTATGGAGCAATGAAAATTTCAATAATGAAATAAAAGACATTGACACGTCGTGTTTCATTGAAAAAATTGATATTAACAATTATCTTTTCGTTTCAGATTTTTGGGATTTTTATCCTTCGTGGCAGAATAGTTTTGAGTCAATCCAAAGAGCGAGTGAAGACTTTATCAGTCTTGGTGCATTTGTTGACAGGAAACTCGTAGGATATTGCATTTTTGAACCCAATTCGGGAGACATTACACAAATTGCAGTAGACAAACCTTTTAGGAGAAAGGGCATTGCTTCGTTGTTGTTTCACGAAACCAGCAAATTCAATAAGGTAACAAAAACAAAATTGGTAAATTCAGATATTTCCTGTAATTCGATTGTTGATTTTCTCAAATCGAAAGATATTGAATTGTCGGGGAAACAATTTGAAATGATAAAAAAGATATAA
- a CDS encoding IS91 family transposase yields MSVEVIEFKSIENQDLRFKFNEDQSLKSKYEVADVLNILGSKLENLELNSWQLRTLFALKKCRTSALGGHIDACDECGNVSISYNSCRNRHCPKCQGKNREKWIGMRENELLPVPYFHVVFTLPDVLNKTVLHEPKMLYDILFESAWETLQAFGNNRGLKMGMIAILHTWGQNLSLHPHLHCIVPGGGVDGKGNWQRKIKTDKYLFAVKALSKVFRAKYVALLRKEKLADAQVLQSLFEKNWVVYAKRPFGGPKQVIEYLGRYTHKVAISNHRIKNVSDHEVTIAYKDYKDGSKTKQLTLKNEEFARRFSLHILPKRFVRIRHYGIVSSSWKRGKLQQLQKELKIVRPKIEPKTQHKKCYCCKVGNLITLHVFGQRGPPKAYLIENKLALVN; encoded by the coding sequence ATGTCGGTCGAAGTGATTGAATTTAAGTCTATTGAAAATCAGGATTTAAGGTTTAAATTTAATGAGGATCAAAGTTTAAAATCGAAATACGAAGTCGCCGATGTTTTAAATATTTTAGGTTCAAAATTGGAAAATTTAGAACTTAATTCTTGGCAGTTAAGAACTTTATTTGCCTTAAAAAAGTGCAGAACTTCGGCTTTGGGTGGTCATATCGATGCTTGTGATGAATGTGGAAATGTAAGCATCAGTTACAACTCCTGCCGAAACCGTCACTGCCCAAAATGTCAGGGCAAAAACCGTGAAAAATGGATTGGGATGAGGGAAAACGAACTGCTTCCGGTACCTTATTTCCACGTGGTTTTTACGCTTCCGGATGTATTGAACAAAACCGTACTTCACGAGCCCAAGATGTTGTATGATATATTGTTTGAATCGGCTTGGGAAACGCTTCAAGCATTTGGAAATAACCGTGGTTTAAAGATGGGAATGATCGCCATTCTGCATACATGGGGACAAAATTTGAGTTTGCATCCGCATTTGCATTGCATTGTTCCAGGTGGAGGTGTAGATGGCAAAGGCAATTGGCAACGCAAGATAAAAACCGATAAATATTTGTTTGCAGTAAAAGCGTTGAGTAAGGTTTTTCGTGCTAAATATGTAGCCTTGTTGCGCAAAGAAAAGTTGGCAGATGCTCAAGTTTTACAAAGTTTGTTTGAAAAGAATTGGGTGGTTTATGCCAAACGACCTTTTGGTGGCCCCAAGCAAGTGATCGAATATTTAGGTAGATACACCCACAAAGTTGCGATAAGCAATCATCGGATAAAAAATGTAAGCGATCACGAGGTTACTATTGCGTATAAAGATTATAAAGACGGCAGTAAAACCAAGCAACTTACCTTAAAAAACGAAGAATTTGCAAGACGATTTAGCTTACATATTTTACCCAAACGTTTTGTACGCATCAGACATTACGGAATAGTAAGTAGCAGTTGGAAACGTGGCAAACTTCAACAATTGCAAAAAGAGTTAAAGATAGTTCGTCCCAAAATTGAACCCAAAACGCAACATAAAAAATGCTATTGTTGTAAAGTCGGTAATCTAATAACGCTGCATGTTTTTGGACAAAGAGGACCACCGAAAGCCTATCTTATCGAAAACAAACTTGCGCTTGTGAATTAA
- a CDS encoding tyrosine-type recombinase/integrase: protein MAAVSLHFGKIPTELDPEQIHDYLFYLQKKSKSPSQSYFKHTVYGLRFLLKSEGLSYDFLSIPEIKKEKKLPVVLSKQEVWQMLWGCKLLKHKILIGILYGCGLRCMEVRNLRLCDLDFDRKQLKVVQGKGKKDRYLPLSEHLIRGLKKYIEAEKPEDYLFGEPRGGRAGGDFDSRYSQRGVQWAVKQASKTANILKDVSVHTLRHSFATHLLEDGMDILSIKNLLGHESIDTTLVYLQIAQLSTQKLFSPLDTLFEECRSK, encoded by the coding sequence GTGGCTGCGGTGTCGCTACATTTCGGAAAAATTCCTACAGAATTGGATCCCGAGCAAATTCACGATTACCTTTTTTACCTTCAGAAAAAATCTAAATCTCCATCACAATCGTACTTTAAACACACCGTTTACGGGCTTCGGTTTCTGCTAAAATCGGAAGGTTTAAGTTATGATTTTTTGAGTATTCCGGAAATTAAAAAAGAGAAAAAACTGCCTGTAGTGCTTAGTAAACAGGAGGTTTGGCAAATGCTTTGGGGGTGTAAGCTTTTAAAGCATAAAATTTTGATCGGCATTCTTTACGGCTGCGGATTGCGATGTATGGAAGTTCGAAATCTCCGTTTATGCGACTTAGATTTTGATCGAAAACAACTCAAAGTGGTTCAGGGAAAAGGCAAAAAAGACCGTTATTTGCCACTTTCCGAACATCTGATTCGTGGGCTCAAAAAGTATATCGAAGCGGAAAAACCGGAAGATTATCTCTTTGGAGAACCTCGTGGAGGGCGTGCTGGTGGCGATTTCGATTCCCGTTACTCCCAGCGCGGCGTTCAGTGGGCGGTAAAGCAGGCATCAAAAACGGCAAACATCCTGAAAGATGTGAGTGTCCATACGCTTCGGCACAGTTTTGCGACGCATCTTCTGGAAGATGGGATGGATATTTTGAGCATCAAAAATCTTCTCGGTCACGAAAGTATTGACACGACGCTGGTTTATCTTCAAATTGCACAACTTTCCACACAAAAACTCTTCTCTCCGCTCGATACTTTGTTTGAAGAATGTCGGTCGAAGTGA
- a CDS encoding single-stranded DNA-binding protein, with protein sequence MNTIVGRITKNAEINTLKNDKQVVNFSVAPND encoded by the coding sequence ATGAACACAATCGTAGGTAGAATTACCAAAAATGCAGAAATCAACACCTTGAAAAACGATAAACAGGTCGTAAACTTTTCGGTAGCACCCAATGACTAA
- a CDS encoding toprim domain-containing protein produces MNCEKVKQNVGIRAVLESFGLFPVKENPKTAFYFALDREEKIPSLAVDFVKNKAFDFGNGKSYDVISIVQQIKKCSVSEALKCLSTLDFRVQNEIKYHETTGQTCNQILEIKEIQHPALIQYLKSRRVFEQKHRVKEIHYELKGRKYFGIGFQNKSGGFEIRNPQSKICLGKKDVTLIVNDNNLKNEILIFEGFFDYLTYRNLDKSDNSNCDYLTLNSTAMFFKVEEKLKQYEKISLFLDNDKNGKSVKLKIKSQYKNVEDCSLIYHNFKDLNEWFCNI; encoded by the coding sequence ATGAATTGCGAAAAAGTCAAGCAAAACGTCGGAATTCGGGCGGTTTTGGAGTCGTTCGGGCTGTTTCCGGTCAAAGAAAATCCGAAAACTGCGTTTTATTTTGCGTTGGACCGGGAGGAAAAAATTCCAAGTCTGGCGGTCGATTTTGTCAAAAACAAGGCGTTCGATTTTGGAAATGGAAAAAGTTACGATGTGATTTCAATTGTCCAACAGATAAAGAAATGTTCCGTTTCAGAAGCATTGAAATGCCTTTCAACATTGGATTTTAGAGTTCAAAATGAAATAAAATATCACGAAACTACTGGTCAAACATGCAATCAGATTTTAGAAATCAAAGAAATCCAGCATCCTGCATTAATTCAGTATCTGAAGTCCCGAAGAGTTTTTGAGCAAAAGCATAGGGTTAAGGAAATTCACTACGAATTGAAAGGAAGAAAATATTTCGGAATTGGATTTCAGAATAAGTCCGGAGGTTTTGAGATTCGCAATCCACAGTCAAAAATATGTTTGGGAAAAAAGGATGTGACGTTGATTGTTAATGATAACAATCTCAAGAACGAGATTCTCATATTTGAGGGCTTTTTCGATTATCTGACCTACCGAAATTTAGACAAATCAGATAATTCAAACTGTGATTACTTGACTTTAAATTCAACTGCAATGTTTTTCAAGGTGGAAGAAAAACTGAAACAATATGAGAAAATTTCACTTTTTCTAGACAATGATAAGAATGGGAAATCGGTTAAATTAAAAATTAAAAGTCAATACAAAAATGTAGAGGATTGCTCTTTAATTTATCATAATTTTAAGGACTTGAACGAGTGGTTTTGTAATATTTGA
- a CDS encoding DUF3853 family protein gives MENITPQTPLCNLTVKEFLEISKNLNSENMYEYGLKGLAKILGCSISKASKIKSSGILDEAIIQKGNIIIIDKKKAIELFASS, from the coding sequence ATGGAAAACATAACCCCACAAACACCTCTTTGCAATCTGACCGTAAAAGAATTTTTAGAGATATCTAAAAATTTAAATTCTGAAAATATGTATGAATACGGTTTAAAAGGTTTGGCAAAAATTCTGGGCTGTTCCATTTCAAAAGCATCCAAGATTAAATCTTCAGGAATTTTGGATGAAGCCATCATTCAGAAAGGAAACATCATCATCATCGACAAGAAAAAGGCTATAGAACTTTTTGCAAGCAGTTAG
- a CDS encoding DUF3853 family protein: MEDYNRPIWQLTIGEFVEILDARKQESSENPTQEKVFNEKYVYGLSGLARILGCSKNHAGKLKSKGIFDEAIIQNGRKIIIDSEKALELFKDNS; encoded by the coding sequence ATGGAAGATTATAATAGACCAATTTGGCAATTGACCATAGGTGAATTTGTGGAAATTTTAGATGCCAGAAAACAAGAATCATCAGAAAACCCCACACAAGAAAAGGTATTTAATGAAAAGTATGTTTACGGTCTTTCTGGATTAGCAAGAATATTGGGATGCTCTAAAAATCATGCAGGAAAATTGAAAAGTAAGGGAATTTTTGATGAAGCCATCATTCAAAATGGGAGAAAAATTATCATTGATTCGGAAAAAGCATTAGAACTTTTTAAAGATAACAGCTGA
- a CDS encoding site-specific integrase, which yields MNIKYHAQFLLDREKDNPTAKLRYRIKWDGNIVAFNLGYRVEIQKWSKETQRCKANTTHGDKKIFASIINRKIQEFESACQRTFQKFEVDVMSPCSKQFRESFNCEVGRTSKTEIVEEKSFFDVFDLFTQEESRNSYWKDKTLMKMNTLKNKLTEFNPNLKFDNLDEEGYNKFQHFLESKNHKNSTILKEFKSLKWFLKWAKRKGYQTNSYFELFQPKLKNIPKKVIFLSQDELKRFREYVIPENKKHLEKIRDVFLFQCFTGLRYSDVFNLRKSDVKEKHIEINSIKTSDNLTIDLNAHSREILLKYKDEDFVQNRALPVISNQKMNDYLKELAELVEIDEPITQTYYMGKKRIDEVLPKYSLLGTHCGRRTFICNALSLGIPPQVVMKWTGHSDYSAMKPYIDIADEIKATAMEKFDLII from the coding sequence ATGAATATAAAGTATCACGCTCAATTTCTTCTTGACAGGGAAAAAGACAATCCTACTGCAAAACTGCGATATCGCATTAAGTGGGATGGCAATATTGTGGCTTTCAATTTGGGATATAGAGTAGAAATACAAAAATGGAGCAAGGAAACACAACGCTGTAAGGCCAATACAACTCACGGCGATAAGAAAATTTTCGCAAGCATTATCAACAGGAAAATTCAAGAATTTGAATCGGCTTGTCAAAGAACTTTTCAAAAATTTGAAGTTGATGTAATGTCTCCATGCTCAAAACAATTCCGTGAATCTTTTAATTGCGAAGTTGGGAGAACTTCGAAAACTGAAATTGTAGAAGAAAAGTCTTTTTTTGATGTTTTTGACCTATTTACTCAAGAAGAATCAAGAAACTCATATTGGAAAGATAAAACCTTGATGAAGATGAATACGCTAAAAAACAAGTTAACAGAATTTAATCCCAATTTAAAATTTGACAACTTGGATGAGGAGGGCTATAACAAGTTCCAACATTTTTTGGAATCAAAAAATCATAAAAACTCTACTATTCTGAAAGAGTTTAAGTCTTTAAAGTGGTTTTTAAAATGGGCAAAAAGAAAAGGATATCAAACAAATTCCTATTTCGAACTATTTCAACCAAAACTAAAGAACATTCCGAAAAAAGTTATTTTTCTTTCACAGGATGAATTGAAGAGATTTCGTGAATATGTAATTCCCGAAAACAAAAAACATCTTGAAAAAATTCGGGACGTTTTCTTATTTCAATGCTTTACCGGTCTGCGATATTCTGATGTTTTTAATTTACGGAAATCGGACGTCAAAGAAAAACACATTGAAATAAATTCTATAAAAACATCTGATAATCTCACAATCGACCTTAATGCGCATAGTCGTGAAATTTTGTTAAAATACAAAGATGAAGATTTTGTGCAAAATAGAGCTTTACCCGTTATTAGCAATCAAAAAATGAATGACTACCTAAAGGAGTTGGCAGAGTTAGTAGAAATTGATGAACCTATTACGCAGACTTATTATATGGGAAAAAAAAGAATTGACGAAGTGTTACCGAAATATTCTTTACTTGGAACTCACTGCGGTAGAAGAACATTTATTTGCAATGCATTATCACTTGGGATTCCTCCGCAAGTAGTAATGAAGTGGACTGGACATAGTGATTACAGCGCCATGAAACCCTATATAGATATTGCTGATGAAATAAAAGCAACCGCAATGGAGAAATTTGATTTAATAATTTAA